Proteins from a genomic interval of Medicago truncatula cultivar Jemalong A17 chromosome 3, MtrunA17r5.0-ANR, whole genome shotgun sequence:
- the LOC11442685 gene encoding U-box domain-containing protein 6, with protein sequence MMDVSEVEESFFAASDAKLHAEMCRSLSAIYCKVLSLFPSLEAARPRSKSGIQALCSLHVALEKAKNVLKHCSECSKLYLAITGDSVLLKFEKAKCALVDSLKLVEDIVSQSIGYQIDEIVNEIAGMVFALDPSEKQVGDDLIALLQQDRKFNNSNDSSELECFHMAATRLGITSSRAALTERRALKKLIERARAEEDKRKESIIAYLLHLMRKYSKLFRSEFSDDNDSQGSQPCSPTVQSCSPNVVPGGHCQVFDRQISKLGSFNFKPNNKKSGQMPLPPEELRCPISLQLMSDPVIIASGQTYERACIEKWFNDGHNTCPKTQQKLAHLSLTPNYCVKGLVASWCEQNRIPIPEGPPESLDFNYWRLALSDSESINSRSVNSVNSCKLKGVKVVPLEENSILEKTEGNVTESFSAQEEEDSEKYLSLLKVLTEGNNWKRKCKVVEQLRLLLRDDEEARIFMGANGFVEALFQFLQSAVHEGNAMALENGAMALFNLAVNNNRNKELMISAGILSLLEEMISCTSSYSCATALYLNLSCLEEAKHMIGVSQAVQFLIQMLGTKIEVQCKLDALHALYNISTVPSNISNLLSSGIINGLQSLLVGQAECSWTEKCIAVLVNLAVSHEGREEMMLNPELISTLASILDTGESIEQEQAVSCLLILCNRSEKCCEMVLQEGAIPALVSITVNGTSRGREKAQKLLMLFREQRQRDHSPANTQDCSPEAGDLSMPPRETKPLSKSISRRKVGKALSFLWKSKSYSVYQC encoded by the exons ATGATGGATGTTTCTGAGGTTGAAGAAAGTTTCTTTGCCGCAAGCGATGCCAAG TTACATGCAGAAATGTGCAGAAGTCTTTCTGCAATATATTGTAAAGTATTGTCATTATTTCCTTCTTTAGAAGCTGCTAGGCCTAGGAGCAAATCTGGAATTCAGGCATTATGTTCACTGCATGTAGCATTAGAGAAGGCGAAGAATGTACTTAAGCATTGCTCAGAGTGTAGTAAACTTTACTTG GCAATAACTGGGGACTCTGTTCTTCTCAAATTTGAGAAGGCCAAGTGTGCTCTTGTAGATAGTCTTAAGCTGGTGGAAGATATTGTTTCCCAATCCATTGGGTATCAG ATTGATGAAATTGTGAACGAAATTGCTGGCATGGTGTTTGCGCTTGATCCATCGGAGAAGCAAGTTGGGGATGATTTAATTGCATTGCTTCAGCAGGATAGAAAGTTTAACAACTCTAATGATAGTAGTGAACTTGAGTGTTTTCATATGGCTGCTACTAGACTTGGAATCACATCTTCCAGAGCAGCTCTCACCGAAAGAAGAGCTTTAAAAAAGCTCATTGAAAGGGCTCGAGCCGAAGAAGACAAGAGGAAGGAATCAATTATTGCATATCTATTACACCTTATGAGGAAATACTCCAAGTTATTTAGAAGTGAGTTCTCTGACGATAATGATTCTCAGGGTTCTCAACCTTGTTCTCCGACCGTTCAATCTTGCTCTCCCAACGTCGTTCCTGGTGGTCATTGTCAAGTCTTTGATAGACAGATATCAAAACTTGGTTCCTTTAATTTTAAACCTAACAATAAGAAATCAGGTCAAATGCCCCTTCCACCAGAAGAGTTAAGGTGTCCAATCTCACTGCAACTTATGAGCGATCCTGTTATAATTGCTTCTGGGCAGACATATGAAAGAGCTTGTATAGAAAAATGGTTCAATGATGGCCACAACACCTGCCCAAAAACTCAACAGAAACTTGCACATCTTTCTTTGACTCCTAATTACTGTGTCAAGGGTCTTGTGGCTAGTTGGTGTGAACAGAATAGAATCCCTATTCCCGAAGGCCCTCCCGAATCTCTTGATTTTAACTACTGGAGATTGGCATTATCAGATTCCGAATCCATTAATTCAAGATCTGTAAACAGTGTCAACTCTTGCAAATTGAAGGGTGTCAAAGTTGTTCCACTTGAAGAGAACAGTATCTTAGAGAAAACTGAGGGAAATGTAACTGAAAGTTTCTCTGCACAGGAAGAGGAAGACAGTGAGAAGTATCTTAGTTTACTGAAAGTATTGACCGAAGGGAACAATTGGAAAAGGAAGTGTAAAGTGGTAGAGCAGTTAAGACTGTTGCTGCGGGATGATGAGGAAGCCAGGATTTTTATGGGGGCTAATGGATTTGTTGAAGCACTTTTTCAGTTTCTTCAATCAGCTGTGCATGAAGGGAATGCGATGGCTCTGGAAAATGGAGCTATGGCTTTGTTCAACCTGGCTGTGAATAACAACAG AAATAAGGAACTTATGATATCAGCGGGAATCTTATCGTTGTTGGAGGAAATGATTTCATGCACCAGTTCGTACAGTTGTGCAACCGCCCtgtatcttaatctttcttGCCTTGAAGAAGCCAAGCATATGATTGGCGTGAGTCAGGCCGTGCAGTTCCTAATACAGATGCTTGGAACTAAGATAGAAGTCCAGTGCAAGCTAGATGCCCTCCATGCACTGTATAATATTTCTACCGTACCCTCAAATATTTCGAACCTCCTTTCATCTGGCATCATCAATGGCCTACAATCCCTTCTTGTAGGCCAGGCCGAGTGCTCATGGACTGAAAAATGCATAGCTGTTTTGGTTAATTTGGCAGTTTCTCACGAAGGAAGAGAGGAAATGATGTTGAATCCTGAACTGATAAGCACATTGGCTTCTATACTCGATACTGGTGAATCCATAGAGCAGGAACAGGCTGTGTCTTGCCTCCTAATATTATGCAACAGAAGTGAGAAATGTTGTGAGATGGTCCTGCAAGAAGGCGCTATACCTGCATTGGTGTCGATAACGGTAAATGGTACCTCAAGAGGAAGAGAGAAAGCCCAGAAACTCTTGATGCTCTTTCGAGAGCAGCGACAGCGAGACCATTCACCTGCTAATACTCAAGACTGTTCACCTGAAGCTGGTGATTTGTCCATGCCTCCTCGAGAAACAAAACCTCTAAGTAAATCAATATCTAGAAGAAAAGTGGGGAAAGCTCTTAGTTTTCTATGGAAAAGCAAAAGCTATTCCGTTTACCAGTGTTAG
- the LOC11429086 gene encoding OVARIAN TUMOR DOMAIN-containing deubiquitinating enzyme 4 isoform X1, protein MLQSERSLRSNLPIIRIPGDGRCMFRSVVYGACLRKGDPPPSLTRQKELADELRAKVVDEFIKRRVDTEWFLEGDFNTYTVQMRKAQVWGGEPELLMSSHVLQMPITVVMQDTNSNNLKIIAEYGQEYGKENPIRVIYDGFGHYDVLKCST, encoded by the exons ATGCTACAATCAGAAAGATCACTACGTAGCAACCTTCCAATAATTC gAATACCAGGAGATGgtagatgtatgtttagatcTGTGGTCTACGGTGCCTGCCTCAGAAAAGGGGACCCACCTCCAAGTCTCACCAGGCAAAAAGAACTTGCAGATGAGCTCAGAGCCAAA GTTGTGGATGAGTTCATCAAGAGGAGAGTAGACACCGAATG GTTTCTTGAAGGTGACTTTAACACTTATACGGTACAAATGAGAAAGGCTCAAGTATGGGGAGGAGAACCTGAACTTCTAATGTCGTCGCATGTTTTACA GATGCCTATAACAGTGGTCATGCAGGATACGAATTCCAATAACCTTAAAATTATAGCTGAATACGGCCAGGAGTATGGCAAGGAGAACCCTATTAGAGTCATCTATGATGGTTTTGGTCACTATGATGTACTGAAGTGTTCAACATGA
- the LOC11429086 gene encoding OVARIAN TUMOR DOMAIN-containing deubiquitinating enzyme 4 isoform X2: protein MLQSERSLRSNLPIIRIPGDGRCMFRSVVYGACLRKGDPPPSLTRQKELADELRAKVVDEFIKRRVDTEWFLEGDFNTYTVQMRKAQVWGGEPELLMSSHVLHGHAGYEFQ from the exons ATGCTACAATCAGAAAGATCACTACGTAGCAACCTTCCAATAATTC gAATACCAGGAGATGgtagatgtatgtttagatcTGTGGTCTACGGTGCCTGCCTCAGAAAAGGGGACCCACCTCCAAGTCTCACCAGGCAAAAAGAACTTGCAGATGAGCTCAGAGCCAAA GTTGTGGATGAGTTCATCAAGAGGAGAGTAGACACCGAATG GTTTCTTGAAGGTGACTTTAACACTTATACGGTACAAATGAGAAAGGCTCAAGTATGGGGAGGAGAACCTGAACTTCTAATGTCGTCGCATGTTTTACA TGGTCATGCAGGATACGAATTCCAATAA
- the LOC11444172 gene encoding ankyrin-3, with protein sequence MMALVSPSTGLRKQVFPIDYETEMSQRLVDAAHRGDTDSAIECLANPLVDVNFIGTVMLKSKTMEIVLQDESPHRVNSVYEEFKIEVTALFLAAHSGNLTLIRKLLNVGANVNVRLFRGYATTAAVREGHLKILEVLINGGASQLACEEALLEASYVGHARFAELLMQSNMIRPHVAIHALVSACCRGFTEVVDVLIKHGVDVNAMDRTLLQSSKPFLHANVDCNALFAAVVSRQINVVRLLLQVGVRLDTKVKLGAWSWERDTGEEFRVGVGLAEPYPITWCAVEYFESTGTILNMLLYHLSPNSFHIGRTLLHHTIMCNNERALNILLSNGVDTELVVQTTEETNVHPIHMAARLGSCNILRCLINGKCNLDSQTKFGDTALMICTRNKNEKCLRVLVSSGADLGIVNLSGHYATSISSSNQWTQVYQKAILDIIRSGTGVKSSNASRFSALLFVTRANDIEALKKLIEYRNINLDEQNGNGLSAVMIAAAEGNVEAFKVLLHAGADVINLKNRYGLTALNLIDLNQNGENKENFHKVMFEYALKKGCLNISTLTEPNPLHRAACYGDISIVEKLLKEGYYDVNGFDGNGYTPLMLAARESNGEMCEILISYGAKCDVKNERNETALLLARENNKGNDAERVILDELARRVVLRGACVKKHTKCGKGLPHKKQLVMIGAAGILRWGKSNKRNVVCKEAEVGPSERFRWNRRRKFDVDELGMFYVVTAKNKEVHFVCEGGVEMAELWVRGIRLVTREAIFGSRANTG encoded by the exons atgatggcGTTGGTGAGTCCTAGTACAGGGCTAAGGAAACAGGTTTTTCCAATTGACTACGAAACAGAGATGTCGCAGCGTCTTGTTGATGCAGCTCATCGTGGTGACACGGATTCTGCCATTGAATGTTTAGCGAATCCATTGGTGGATGTTAACTTCATTGGAACGGTCATGTTGAAGTCCAAAACAATGGAGATCGTGCTTCAAGATGAGTCACCTCATCGAGTAAATTCAGTGTATGAAGAGTTCAAAATCGAGGTCACTGCTCTGTTTTTGGCTGCACATTCTGGAAATTTGACGTTAATTCGTAAACTACTG AATGTGGGAGCTAATGTAAATGTGAGATTGTTCCGAGGCTATGCTACAACAGCAGCAGTGAGGGAAGGCCATTTGAAAATATTGGAGGTCCTTATCAATGGTGGGGCGTCACAACTTGCATGTGAAGAGGCTTTACTTGAAGCAAGCTATGTGGGACATGCAAGATTTGCTGAACTACTGATGCAATCCAACATGATCCGTCCTCATGTTGCAATACATGCCCTTGTCTCTGCTTGTTGCAGAGGATTCACTGAGGTTGTTGATGTACTCATCAAG CATGGAGTGGATGTTAATGCAATGGATAGGACTCTGCTTCAATCTTCAAAGCCATTTCTTCACGCTAATGTTGATTGCAATGCATTATTTGCTGCTGTGGTCAGCAGGCAGATAAATGTAGTTAGACTACTGTTGCAG GTTGGTGTAAGGCTAGATACCAAGGTCAAATTAGGAGCTTGGTCTTGGGAAAGAGATACAGGAGAAGAATTTCGTGTAGGTGTTGGACTAGCTGAGCCTTATCCAATCACATGGTGTGCTGTAGAGTATTTTGAATCAACTGGTACTATACTCAATATGCTTCTCTATCACCTCTCACCTAATAGTTTCCACATTGGAAGAACTCTCTTGCACCACACCATCATGTGCAACAATGAAAGAGCATTGAATATACTTTTAAGTAATGGTGTGGATACAGAACTAGTAGTGCAAACTACTGAAGAAACCAATGTACACCCTATTCACATGGCTGCGCGACTTGGGTCATGCAACATTCTTCGGTGTTTGATTAATGGTAAGTGTAACTTAGACTCACAAACAAAGTTTGGTGACACGGCATTGATGATTTGTACAAGGAATAAAAATGAGAAGTGTCTAAGAGTTTTAGTGTCATCAGGAGCTGACTTGGGGATAGTAAATTTGTCTGGTCATTATGCAACTTCAATATCAAGTTCTAATCAGTGGACTCAAGTTTATCAGAAAGCAATTCTGGATATAATTAGATCCGGAACAGGTGTTAAATCAAGTAATGCATCTAGATTTTCCGCTTTGTTATTTGTCACTCGCGCGAATGACATAGAGGCTTTGAAAAAGCTCATAGAATACCGGAATATAAATCTAGATGAACAAAATGGAAATGGACTTTCAGCTGTCATGATAGCTGCCGCAGAGGGTAACGTGGAAGCTTTCAAGGTACTTCTTCATGCTGGAGCTGATGTAATCAATCTTAAAAACAGATATGGTTTGACAGCTCTAAATCTCATAGACTTGAACCAAAATGGTGAAAATAAGGAAAATTTTCACAAGGTGATGTTTGAATATGCACTTAAAAAGGGATGTCTGAATATTAGTACTTTAACCGAGCCAAATCCTCTTCACCGTGCAGCTTGTTATGGAGACATAAGCattgttgaaaaattattaaaagaggGCTACTATGATGTGAATGGTTTTGATGGAAATGGATATACACCATTGATGTTAGCAGCAAGAGAAAGTAATGGAGAAATGTGTGAGATTTTGATATCTTATGGAGCAAAATGTGATGTTAAAAATGAGAGGAATGAAACAGCACTTTTACTTGCAAGAGAAAATAACAAAGGAAATGATGCAGAGCGTGTGATACTAGATGAGTTAGCTAGAAGAGTAGTGTTGCGTGGTGCATGTGtgaaaaaacatacaaaatgtGGTAAAGGGTTGCCACATAAGAAACAATTGGTAATGATTGGTGCTGCTGGAATTTTACGTTGGgggaaatcaaataaaagaaatgttGTTTGTAAAGAGGCTGAGGTTGGACCAAGTGAAAGATTTCGATGGAACCGTAGGAGGAAGTTTGATGTTGATGAGTTAGgaatgttttatgttgttacTGCAAAAAATAAGGAGGTGCATTTTGTTTGTGAAGGTGGGGTTGAAATGGCTGAGTTATGGGTAAGAGGGATTAGATTAGTAACAAGAGAAGCCATTTTTGGTTCTAGAGCTAATACTGGCTGA
- the LOC11429087 gene encoding urease isoform X2 — MKLCQREIEKLQLHNAGFLAQKRLARGLKLNYPEAVALIATQIVEFVRNGDKTVSELMSIGRELLGRRQVLSAVPHLLETVQVEATFHDGTKLITVHDPIARENGNLVLALFGSFLPVPSLDIFTENNEDNVIPGEIKTEDRMVILNAGREAVSLKVVNNGDRPVQVGSHYHFIEVNPYLTFDRRKAFGKRLNIASGTTTRFEPGESKSVILVSIGGNKVIQGGHNIVCGPVNDSKCIAAMEAVRTRGFKHKEDENAREGITGEDYSLTKLIPREEYANKYGPTIGDKIRLGDTNLFAEIEKDFAAYGDECVFGGGKVIRDGMDIGIKDGLIASIGKAGNPDVMHGVNMIFGANTEVIAGEGLIVTAGAIDCHVHFICPQLVYEAVSSGITTLVGGGTGPADGTRATTCTPAPNQMQMMLQSTDDLPLNFGFNGKGNCAKPDELHEIVKAGAMGLKLHEDWGTTPATIHNCLTVAEQYDIQVNIHTDTLNESGFVEHTIAAFEGRTIHTYHSEGAGGGHAPDIIKVCGVKNVLPSSTNPTSPFTLNTIDEHLDMLMVCHHLDKNCPEDVAFAESRIRAETIAAEDILHDMGAISIIASDSQAMGRIGEVISRTWQTANKMKSQRGPLQPDDSDNDNFRIKRYVAKYTINPAIANGLSRYIGSVEVGKLADLVLWKPSFFGAKPEMVIKGGDIAWANMGDANASIPTPEPVIMRPMFGAFGKAGRANSIAFVSKAALDYGVKALYGLDKRVEAVDNVRKLSKLDMKLNDALPEITVDPETYTVTADGEVLTCAAATTVPLSRNYFLF; from the exons ATGAAACTGTGTcaaagagaaattgaaaaacTACAGCTGCACAATGCTGGTTTTCTTGCTCAGAAACGTCTCGCTCGTGGTTTGAAACTCAACTACCCTGAAGCCGTTGCTCTCATAGCAACACAG ATTGTGGAGTTTGTTCGTAATGGGGATAAGACTGTTTCAGAGCTAATGTCTATTGGGAGAGAACTATTAGGAAG GAGACAAGTTCTTTCAGCTGTTCCACATCTCTTGGAAACTGTTCAG GTTGAAGCTACCTTTCATGATGGGACTAAGTTAATCACGGTTCATGACCCAATTGCTCGTGAAAATGGAAACCTTGTACTTGCATTATTCGGTTCTTTTCTTCCAG TACCTTCACTTGATATATTTACCGAGAACAATGAAGATAATGTCATTCCTGGTGAAATAAAAACTGAAGATAGAATGGTGATTCTTAATGCTGGAAGGGAAGCAGTCTCTCTTAAAGTTGTAAACAATGGAGACAGACCAGTTCAG GTTGGAAGCCACTATCATTTTATTGAAGTAAATCCTTACTTAACCTTTGATAGAAGAAAAGCATTTGGCAAGCGTCTTAATATAGCCTCTGGGACTACGACGCGCTTTGAG CCAGGGGAGAGTAAAAGTGTTATACTTGTAAGCATTGGTGGTAACAAAGTCATCCAAGGAGGTCACAACATTGTTTGTGGTCCAGTTAACGATTCCAAATGCATAGCAGCCATGGAGGCTGTGAGAACAAGGGGATTCAAGCATAAGGAAGATGAAAATGCAAG GGAAGGTATTACCGGAGAAGACTATtcattaactaaattaattcCTCGAGAGGAATATGCTAACAAGTATGGTCCCACTATTGGCGACAAAATTCGTCTTGGTGACACTAACTTGTTTGCGGAAATTGAAAAAGATTTTGCTGCCTATGGTGATGAATGTGTTTTTGGAGGTGGGAAAGTCATAAGAGATGGAATGG ATATTGGCATTAAAGATGGCCTTATTGCCTCAATTGGAAAAGCAGGAAATCCAGATGTTATGCACGGTGTTAATATGATCTTTGGG GCTAATACTGAAGTTATTGCTGGAGAGGGCTTGATTGTAACAGCTGGGGCTATAGATTGCCATGTGCATTTTATATGCCCTCAATTAGTATATGAAGCCGTATCAAGTG gGATCACTACACTAGTGGGAGGAGGAACAGGACCAGCAGATGGAACGCGTGCTACAACTTGCACACCGGCACCTAATCAGATGCAAATGATGCTGCAATCAACAGATGACCTGCCTCTGAACTTTGGTTTTAATGGAAAA GGGAATTGCGCCAAGCCTGATGAATTACATGAAATAGTCAAGGCTGGAGCTATGGGACTGAAGCTGCATGAGGATTGGGGAACTACACCAGCCACAATACACAACTGTTTGACTGTTGCAGAACAATATGATATCCAG GTTAACATACATACTGACACCTTAAATGAATCTGGATTTGTGGAACATACAATTGCTGCATTTGAAGGAAGAACTATTCATACTTACCACAG TGAAGGTGCAGGTGGCGGCCATGCTCCAGATATCATCAAAGTATGTGGTGTGAAGAATGTCCTACCCTCATCAACAAATCCTACAAGTCCTTTTACATTAAACACCATAGATGAGCATCTTGACATGTTG ATGGTCTGCCATCATCTTGAtaagaattgtccagaagatgttGCATTTGCAGAATCAAGGATAAGAGCCGAGACGATTGCTGCTGAAGATATTTTGCATGATATGGGTGCAATTAGCATTATTGCTTCTGATTCGCAGGCTATGGGTAGAATTGGAGAG GTCATAAGCAGAACTTGGCAAACTGCCAATAAGATGAAGTCACAAAGAGGACCACTGCAGCCTGATGATTCAGACAATGACAACTTTCGAATCAAACGTTATGTTGCAAAGTACACTATAAATCCTGCTATAGCGAATGGTTTGTCACGATATATTGGTTCAGTTGAg GTGGGAAAGTTAGCTGATCTTGTATTATGGAAACCGTCCTTTTTTGGAGCAAAACCAGAAATGGTGATCAAAGGTGGTGACATTGCATGGGCTAACATGGGTGATGCAAACGCTAGCATCCCGACACCTGAACCG GTGATTATGAGACCTATGTTCGGAGCATTTGGCAAGGCTGGTCGTGCAAACTCTATTGCTTTTGTGAGCAAG GCAGCTTTGGACTACGGTGTAAAAGCTTTATATGGACTTGACAAGAGGGTGGAAGCCGTGGACAATGTAAGGAAGCTCAGCAAATTAGACATGAAACTGAATGATGCCCTTCCAGAAATCACTGTGGACCCAGAGACATACACTGTCACCGCAGATGGAGAGGTTCTAACCTGCGCTGCAGCCACCACTGTTCCACTTTCTAGAAATTACTTCCTCTTCTAA
- the LOC11429087 gene encoding urease isoform X1, with the protein MKLCQREIEKLQLHNAGFLAQKRLARGLKLNYPEAVALIATQIVEFVRNGDKTVSELMSIGRELLGRRQVLSAVPHLLETVQVEATFHDGTKLITVHDPIARENGNLVLALFGSFLPVPSLDIFTENNEDNVIPGEIKTEDRMVILNAGREAVSLKVVNNGDRPVQVGSHYHFIEVNPYLTFDRRKAFGKRLNIASGTTTRFEPGESKSVILVSIGGNKVIQGGHNIVCGPVNDSKCIAAMEAVRTRGFKHKEDENAREGITGEDYSLTKLIPREEYANKYGPTIGDKIRLGDTNLFAEIEKDFAAYGDECVFGGGKVIRDGMGQSCGHSPDGSFDTVITNAVVVDYTGIFKADIGIKDGLIASIGKAGNPDVMHGVNMIFGANTEVIAGEGLIVTAGAIDCHVHFICPQLVYEAVSSGITTLVGGGTGPADGTRATTCTPAPNQMQMMLQSTDDLPLNFGFNGKGNCAKPDELHEIVKAGAMGLKLHEDWGTTPATIHNCLTVAEQYDIQVNIHTDTLNESGFVEHTIAAFEGRTIHTYHSEGAGGGHAPDIIKVCGVKNVLPSSTNPTSPFTLNTIDEHLDMLMVCHHLDKNCPEDVAFAESRIRAETIAAEDILHDMGAISIIASDSQAMGRIGEVISRTWQTANKMKSQRGPLQPDDSDNDNFRIKRYVAKYTINPAIANGLSRYIGSVEVGKLADLVLWKPSFFGAKPEMVIKGGDIAWANMGDANASIPTPEPVIMRPMFGAFGKAGRANSIAFVSKAALDYGVKALYGLDKRVEAVDNVRKLSKLDMKLNDALPEITVDPETYTVTADGEVLTCAAATTVPLSRNYFLF; encoded by the exons ATGAAACTGTGTcaaagagaaattgaaaaacTACAGCTGCACAATGCTGGTTTTCTTGCTCAGAAACGTCTCGCTCGTGGTTTGAAACTCAACTACCCTGAAGCCGTTGCTCTCATAGCAACACAG ATTGTGGAGTTTGTTCGTAATGGGGATAAGACTGTTTCAGAGCTAATGTCTATTGGGAGAGAACTATTAGGAAG GAGACAAGTTCTTTCAGCTGTTCCACATCTCTTGGAAACTGTTCAG GTTGAAGCTACCTTTCATGATGGGACTAAGTTAATCACGGTTCATGACCCAATTGCTCGTGAAAATGGAAACCTTGTACTTGCATTATTCGGTTCTTTTCTTCCAG TACCTTCACTTGATATATTTACCGAGAACAATGAAGATAATGTCATTCCTGGTGAAATAAAAACTGAAGATAGAATGGTGATTCTTAATGCTGGAAGGGAAGCAGTCTCTCTTAAAGTTGTAAACAATGGAGACAGACCAGTTCAG GTTGGAAGCCACTATCATTTTATTGAAGTAAATCCTTACTTAACCTTTGATAGAAGAAAAGCATTTGGCAAGCGTCTTAATATAGCCTCTGGGACTACGACGCGCTTTGAG CCAGGGGAGAGTAAAAGTGTTATACTTGTAAGCATTGGTGGTAACAAAGTCATCCAAGGAGGTCACAACATTGTTTGTGGTCCAGTTAACGATTCCAAATGCATAGCAGCCATGGAGGCTGTGAGAACAAGGGGATTCAAGCATAAGGAAGATGAAAATGCAAG GGAAGGTATTACCGGAGAAGACTATtcattaactaaattaattcCTCGAGAGGAATATGCTAACAAGTATGGTCCCACTATTGGCGACAAAATTCGTCTTGGTGACACTAACTTGTTTGCGGAAATTGAAAAAGATTTTGCTGCCTATGGTGATGAATGTGTTTTTGGAGGTGGGAAAGTCATAAGAGATGGAATGGGTCAGTCGTGTGGCCATTCACCTGATGGCTCCTTCGATACCGTTATAACAAATGCTGTGGTCGTTGATTATACTGGAATTTTCAAAGCAGATATTGGCATTAAAGATGGCCTTATTGCCTCAATTGGAAAAGCAGGAAATCCAGATGTTATGCACGGTGTTAATATGATCTTTGGG GCTAATACTGAAGTTATTGCTGGAGAGGGCTTGATTGTAACAGCTGGGGCTATAGATTGCCATGTGCATTTTATATGCCCTCAATTAGTATATGAAGCCGTATCAAGTG gGATCACTACACTAGTGGGAGGAGGAACAGGACCAGCAGATGGAACGCGTGCTACAACTTGCACACCGGCACCTAATCAGATGCAAATGATGCTGCAATCAACAGATGACCTGCCTCTGAACTTTGGTTTTAATGGAAAA GGGAATTGCGCCAAGCCTGATGAATTACATGAAATAGTCAAGGCTGGAGCTATGGGACTGAAGCTGCATGAGGATTGGGGAACTACACCAGCCACAATACACAACTGTTTGACTGTTGCAGAACAATATGATATCCAG GTTAACATACATACTGACACCTTAAATGAATCTGGATTTGTGGAACATACAATTGCTGCATTTGAAGGAAGAACTATTCATACTTACCACAG TGAAGGTGCAGGTGGCGGCCATGCTCCAGATATCATCAAAGTATGTGGTGTGAAGAATGTCCTACCCTCATCAACAAATCCTACAAGTCCTTTTACATTAAACACCATAGATGAGCATCTTGACATGTTG ATGGTCTGCCATCATCTTGAtaagaattgtccagaagatgttGCATTTGCAGAATCAAGGATAAGAGCCGAGACGATTGCTGCTGAAGATATTTTGCATGATATGGGTGCAATTAGCATTATTGCTTCTGATTCGCAGGCTATGGGTAGAATTGGAGAG GTCATAAGCAGAACTTGGCAAACTGCCAATAAGATGAAGTCACAAAGAGGACCACTGCAGCCTGATGATTCAGACAATGACAACTTTCGAATCAAACGTTATGTTGCAAAGTACACTATAAATCCTGCTATAGCGAATGGTTTGTCACGATATATTGGTTCAGTTGAg GTGGGAAAGTTAGCTGATCTTGTATTATGGAAACCGTCCTTTTTTGGAGCAAAACCAGAAATGGTGATCAAAGGTGGTGACATTGCATGGGCTAACATGGGTGATGCAAACGCTAGCATCCCGACACCTGAACCG GTGATTATGAGACCTATGTTCGGAGCATTTGGCAAGGCTGGTCGTGCAAACTCTATTGCTTTTGTGAGCAAG GCAGCTTTGGACTACGGTGTAAAAGCTTTATATGGACTTGACAAGAGGGTGGAAGCCGTGGACAATGTAAGGAAGCTCAGCAAATTAGACATGAAACTGAATGATGCCCTTCCAGAAATCACTGTGGACCCAGAGACATACACTGTCACCGCAGATGGAGAGGTTCTAACCTGCGCTGCAGCCACCACTGTTCCACTTTCTAGAAATTACTTCCTCTTCTAA